The region GGGTCGAGTAGACGTTGCGGCCGGCGATCGTCGTGTCCGGGCGGGCGATGTAGACGTATTCGAACAGGCAGCCCTTGGGCTCCGGTACGGCGAACCGGGCCGAACGCAGGCCGTGCTCGTCGATCGCGATCAGCTCACCGGGCTCCACCTCGCGGACCACGCTGGCCCCGACGATGTCGAGCGCGGCGGTCTCACTGGCGACCACCCAGCCGCGTTCCATCCGGCCGAGCACGAGCGGGCGTACGCCGTGCGGGTCGCGGGCGGCGTATAGGGTGCTCTCGTCCATGAACACGAAGCTGAACGCGCCGCGCAGCATCGGCAGCACCTCCAGCGCGGCGGCCTCGACCGAGAGGTCCGGGCGGCTGGCCAGCAGCGCGGTGACCAGGGCGGTGTCCGAGGTCGAACCGTCGGAGTCCATGCCGCGTGCGGCCGACTCCTTGGCCAGCTCGGCGGTGTTGACCAGGTTGCCGTTGTGCGCCAGCGCGATCGTGGTGCCGGCGGTGTTGGCCCGGATCGTCGGCTGGGCGTTCTCCCAGGTCGAACCGCCGGTGGTCGAGTAGCGGGCGTGCCCGATCGCGAGGTGTCCGCGCAGGCTGGCCAGGGTGGGCTCGTCGAAGACCTGGGCAACCAGGCCGAGGTCCTTGTAGACCACGACACCCGAGCCGTCGCTGACGGCGATCCCCGCCGCCTCCTGGCCACGGTGCTGGAGAGCGTAGAGACCGAAGTAGGTCAGCTTCGCGACCTCTTCACCCGGCGCCCACACTCCGAACACGCCGCAGGCGTCTTGCGGGCCGGGCCGTTCGGGGTCGAGTTCGTGGCTCAACCGGCCGTCGCCTCGGGGCACGTGCCGCTCCTCAAACTGAAGGCTGATCTGCTCTATGCGGATCTGCTCGGACTCGCCTTGCGCGCGGGAATTTGGAAGTTCCGTCGCCGAACAGTGTACGCGAGCCGGAGACAATACAGAAAGTCACCTCGTGGCTCCTCGCTGTGATGACCGATTAGCGCAGAATTGAGTTATTCGAGTGGCACATAGGCAGATATGTCCGCGCGATTCCCACTGGCCCTGACCCGTCCGGCCGCGACCGCGTCGGCCCATCCCAGCCGACCGGTTGCCAGCAGAATCCAGGTCACCGGATCCAGTTCCACCACGTTCGGCGGCGTACCCCTGGTGTGTCGCGGCCCGGCACCACACTGAACCGCGCCGTAAGGTGGAACCCGCACCTCCACCGAACGGCCAGGTGCGCGCCGGGCCAGCTCCGCGAGGAGCGCGCGGACCGCGTCCCGAAGCAGCTCCCGCTGCGGGGTACGACCAGCGTCGAGTTCCGCGACCGCTGCCACCACCACCGAGGACTTACTGTACGGAGAGGACACGACGGGACGATACGACCTGCCGTCGTATCAATTGACGCTGCCCCTGGGTCGCGCGAGTCCACTCGAACAAGGCATAGTTGCCGACGGTGTACTCGTACGGTATTGAACCCTGGCCGGAATTGAGTCGGTCGGAGAAGCCAGACCGGAAGGCGGTGGACGTGACAACACACCGACATGCCTGGAAGCGACGGGCCGGTGTGGTCGTGGCGCTGGCAGCCAGTGCCCTGCTCGCTCTCCCCTCGGCACCAGCTCTCGCTGCACCTCCGGACCTTGAGGTCGCAAATTCGGCCACGGTCTCGGCCGGCAGCGACACGACCGTCAGCGTCCGTGTCAAGACCGACGCCGACATCACGGTAGAGATCAGCGTCACCGGATTGCCACCGGGTGTCACCTGCACCGGCGGTTGCGGCAGGGTGACCGTGGTACCGGGTACACAGAAGTCCATCGCGCTAACCCTCAAGGCCAGCGACAACGCTGCTGCCGCCAACGCGACCTCGGTCACGGTGCGGGCCACGGGCCAGCCATCCGACGACGTCGCCACCAAGGACTTCTCGCTCACCGTCAAGGCCGCGCAGCAGCCGCCGCAGCCCACGCAGCCGGCGGCGACGCCCACGGTCAAGGAGATCTCCGGGCGGGTCACCGACGCCAACAACACCCCGGTGCCGAACGCCTCGGTCGTCCTGCTCGACTCGGGGGGTCACAGCTACGACGCCACCACGAGCACCAGTGGCAGCTTCAAGTTCGTCGGCACCGCCGGCGCCCCGATCACCCCGGGGCAGATCGACCTCGGCGCCAGCCTGAACGACACGATCCAGAAGAAGCGGATCACGGCTGCCGCCAACCAGACCCTGACCAACCAGCGCATCGTGCTGGCGCTCACCGCCGATGCCTCACCGTCCGCCACCCCGGAGGCCCTGCCCAGCGACGAGGCGTTGCCGACCGAGGAAGGCGCACCGGCGGCGGACGGCAGCAACGCACCGGGGCAGCAGGCGACGTCGGAAACCGGCTCCGGCGGCGGGCTCGGCTCCTGGATGCTGATCATCGTCGGTGGCCTGCTGGTCGCCCTCGGCGTCGGCGCCATCGTGCTGCTCTGGATGCGGCGCAAGGAGAACGCGGACGACGACGAGGACGGCCCGAGCGGCGCCCGGTCCTCGGCCGCCGCCGGTGCCGGCCAGTACGGCGGGGCCGACCAGACCCGGGTCACGAACCGCGCCGGCATGGGGCACGACGCCACCGCGATCAACCGGAGCACCTCGCTCGCCGACGCGCCGACCATGATGCACAGCCGGCCGCTGGTGGACGACGAGTTCCCGGACCCGTACGGCGCACCGCTGCCGTCCCAGCAGCCACAGGGGTCGGCCTACGGTGCCGCGGGACAGGGCGCCGGCTACGGCTACGGCGGCGCCCCGCAGGGCAATAACGAGTACGGTGCCGGCGCAGCCGGTGGCTACGGCAACGCACCGGGCGCCGGTGGCTACGGCAACGCACCCGCCTCCGGCGCTGGTTACGGCAACGCACCCGCCTCGGGCGCCGGCTACGGCAACGCACCGGGTTCGGGTGCCGGTTACGGCAACGCACCCGCCTCCGGTGCGGGTGGCTACGGTGCCCCGGCCAACGGCTACGGCGCCGCTCCCGGTGCCGACTACGGCAACGCACCCGGCTCCGGGGCCGGCGGCTACGGCGCTGCGCCGGGCGCCGGTGGTTACGGCAACACACCCGGCTCGGACGCCGGTTACGGCAACGCACCCGGCTCGGGCGCGGACGGCTACGGCAGTGCGCCGGGATCCGGTGCCGGCGGCTATGGCGGCGGCAACTACGGCGGCGAGCAGCCCGGCGCGGGGTACCCCCCGGCGCCCGGTGCGTACCCGCCGGCCGGTCCGGGCGCTGGCCCGTACCCGCCCACCCCGGCTCCGGGTGGCAGGTACGACGAGCCCACCGGCCGCTACGACGGCCCCAGTGCCGGCGGCAGCGAGTACGCCCCACCGGCCGACCCGTACGCCCAGGGCGGCGGTTCCTACGGTGCCGGCGGCGCCGACGGCACCCGCGCGTACGGCGCCGACCAGCAGCCGTACGGCGGTCAGGGCGGTCAGGGCTACGGGCAGCAGGGCGGCGGCGGTGCGTACGGTGCGCCGAGCGCGGGCGCCGGTTACGACCAGCAGCAGGGCGCGGGCGGCTACGGCGCCGCTGGCGGCGGGTACGGTGACCAGCCCGGTTACGGTGCCGGTCCGGCAGCGGGCAGCTACGACCAGCCCCAGGCCGGTGGTTACGACCAGCGCGGTGGCTACGACCAGCGGGGCGGCCCCGACCAGCGCGGCGGTTACGACGACCGAGGCGGCTACGACCAGCAGCAGGGCGGCGGCTACTACGACGAGTCGGCGCAGGGCGGCGGGCACGGCGGCGGCCGGGGCGGCGCGGGCGGACCGCAGCAACCGAACCGTGGCGGCGAGCGCCGTTCACTGGACTGGCTGGACGACTGACCTGGTCTCGCTGGAAGACTGACACATCCGGGCTGGTCGGGAAGCACTTCCCGACCAGCCCGATCAGTCTGTACCGCTCGGTCGACAGCCACGGAACGTTCGAAACTACCGCTAACCGCCCGGCCGACACGGGCAGAATTCAGGCCCGGCGAACACGTGCCGGGACTCAGGCGGCGGCCGCGAAGACCCCGTCCCGGAGCAGCGGCACCACGTTGGAGACTCCGAACTCGACGGCGATCTCCACGTCCTCGCCGAAGCCCCGGTAGATCAACTCGCGGCCGGAGACGCAGCCCCGGATCGCCGCCGGCAGGTCGGGCACACCGCTCAGCGCCGCCAGTGCCACCGCCGCCTCCACCGACAGTCCACCGGCAACGGTGACGAGCCCATCGAGGACGGCGGACGCTCCGAGGTGGTCCT is a window of Micromonospora sp. NBC_01699 DNA encoding:
- a CDS encoding carboxypeptidase-like regulatory domain-containing protein, with translation MTVVPGTQKSIALTLKASDNAAAANATSVTVRATGQPSDDVATKDFSLTVKAAQQPPQPTQPAATPTVKEISGRVTDANNTPVPNASVVLLDSGGHSYDATTSTSGSFKFVGTAGAPITPGQIDLGASLNDTIQKKRITAAANQTLTNQRIVLALTADASPSATPEALPSDEALPTEEGAPAADGSNAPGQQATSETGSGGGLGSWMLIIVGGLLVALGVGAIVLLWMRRKENADDDEDGPSGARSSAAAGAGQYGGADQTRVTNRAGMGHDATAINRSTSLADAPTMMHSRPLVDDEFPDPYGAPLPSQQPQGSAYGAAGQGAGYGYGGAPQGNNEYGAGAAGGYGNAPGAGGYGNAPASGAGYGNAPASGAGYGNAPGSGAGYGNAPASGAGGYGAPANGYGAAPGADYGNAPGSGAGGYGAAPGAGGYGNTPGSDAGYGNAPGSGADGYGSAPGSGAGGYGGGNYGGEQPGAGYPPAPGAYPPAGPGAGPYPPTPAPGGRYDEPTGRYDGPSAGGSEYAPPADPYAQGGGSYGAGGADGTRAYGADQQPYGGQGGQGYGQQGGGGAYGAPSAGAGYDQQQGAGGYGAAGGGYGDQPGYGAGPAAGSYDQPQAGGYDQRGGYDQRGGPDQRGGYDDRGGYDQQQGGGYYDESAQGGGHGGGRGGAGGPQQPNRGGERRSLDWLDD
- a CDS encoding sterol carrier family protein, with protein sequence MVAAVAELDAGRTPQRELLRDAVRALLAELARRAPGRSVEVRVPPYGAVQCGAGPRHTRGTPPNVVELDPVTWILLATGRLGWADAVAAGRVRASGNRADISAYVPLE
- the purF gene encoding amidophosphoribosyltransferase, which encodes MPRGDGRLSHELDPERPGPQDACGVFGVWAPGEEVAKLTYFGLYALQHRGQEAAGIAVSDGSGVVVYKDLGLVAQVFDEPTLASLRGHLAIGHARYSTTGGSTWENAQPTIRANTAGTTIALAHNGNLVNTAELAKESAARGMDSDGSTSDTALVTALLASRPDLSVEAAALEVLPMLRGAFSFVFMDESTLYAARDPHGVRPLVLGRMERGWVVASETAALDIVGASVVREVEPGELIAIDEHGLRSARFAVPEPKGCLFEYVYIARPDTTIAGRNVYSTRVAIGRKLAMEHPVEADLVIPVPESGTPAAIGYAEASGITYGAGLMKNPYVGRTFIQPSQTLRQLGIRLKLNPLRENVRGKRVVVVDDSIVRGNTQRAIVRMLREAGALEVHVRISSPPVNWPCFYGIDFATRAELLANGLDNEGIRRSIGADSLGYVSLAGLVAATEQPKTRLCRACFDGEYPIELPAGNLIGKHVLEGVGRRVADQAPEPAEQRYDGGSDGADVDRATPLVTSPGARDALQRP